From the genome of Primulina huaijiensis isolate GDHJ02 chromosome 11, ASM1229523v2, whole genome shotgun sequence:
CcagtgacacttgctggaatcggaccctaaattttccgtgagtatcaTAAACCATCCTGATTAGTGAACTGGACGTGTAGTAGAGTGAGTTGTAATTCATATTGTTGTGTGTTCTAGACATTAGCATTTTGTTATAATCCTTTTAAATCATCATGATGTGTCACTGGACATGGAGTTGAAGTTATTCAAGATGTAATTGTTCCTGCTAAGTGATTTGTACGTGTGCTAGTGACACCTACCTTAATATATTTTGAGAAGAAAAGGGTGTAGAATTTTCAATCTttgaacttccataaacaaacCATCAGAGTACTTGCATTTCAACATTTTATTTCTACAAATTTACATATTGTGCTTGTGCTGAATATTTTTAAAGCAAATCAAATTTGACTTATCTTATTTCACCAATTCTTTAAGATCTTTAACCAATAATAGTGTGAGAAATCTCATATTTGAGCTGTACTCCAAAACGTATCTCATTTATCATGTACGTAAGATCGGATTTAGTTTTGGATACTGACAATACTTAAAGCACCTATGAGAAATCAAGATCAGACTTAAGGACATAGCGAGGAGGAAGAGTGATCGTCGAGTAAAAAGATCAGAACATCGCACTCGACTAACAGCATAAGCTCATGAAGTCCAAGAAAGACATATCAATTCACTtcataaaataaggaaaataaagAAGAATGAAGAAAAATTGAAGTACTGAAGTAGTAAAGATCAACAGCTCAGAGCAACATGATTCTTCAAGAAAAAGATTTACAGATCTTCAAAGAATGTGTCAAAACATACGCACAATAAATCAATCGAAGACACCAAGAAGATTAGAAAAGATTACAGCTCCAAGTCTCAAAGATCAACAAACATAATATGTGATCTGATGTGATCTTGTTTACATCTTTTACATGTtgattatatatacacatatacaaCAAACATAATACGTCCGAAAAAGCTAAAATATAgctttaacatttattttttaaaacatattcgAAGCTTGACATTCAGGAATATGTGgtctaaatatttttaaggtGTAATAAAGTTCACAAAAGTGTGCACTGACCTCCTCTATATCATCTTTCTTGTTTATCTTATCCTAACATACCAACATCAAGGTACTTACATTACTCTAATTTGGTGCATCTTCGTACCAATTGAGTACAATATGGCTTGGTTTGAGTACTATGAATAAGTTACATGGATATTCATTTGTGTGATTGATTCCTCAAATCAAGCTACAAATTGTTATAAGTATAGGTTGAGTTATTCCTGGTATCGTAAATTACGCATTAAGGATTATATATAAGTGGAAACTCGAGAAGTTCAAGAAGTCACGACTCGATTGTATCAACATTGTAAAAAGTCATATTGCCATTTAGGATGATAATCTCAAAAGAATTGGAAGTTGCAATTTAAACACGAGCATATATCAATGTTGGTGATCTTGTGGAGCTTGTAACTCTTGATCACTATTAACATGTATTTTGGTTAGAGTAAAATAATCATAGCAGAAAAACTAGTTAaaaattttcgagctcaaaaATGACAATTGTGATTATAATACTGAAAATAGTCGGATATAAACTTGTTTATCAAATTTTGGTGTCGTTGCCGccatgattgaagaatttgtctCTGGTGCCACTTGTTGAAGGATTATCCCTATAATTCAGTGCTCGATATCTTCTTGGTGATTTCCAGAATTTTATTCACCAGTTGTATTGTTGATCAGAATTTAGATATTGAAGATGACTGTCATGTTACACTCAATAATTATTGATTCAAGCATTCAAGAAACCTAAAGAAAATGGAGAAGATCGACTCAAGGATTTACGTGGTTCGCCTTTAACCTATATTAATTAACTTTGTTAAGATATCGACTACAAATAACAGAAATATTGGGAATGgtcatttatatatttgaacTTTTTGATATAGAAAACCATAGCTTATCAATGGAGCATCCTCGTGATTATTTTCATCCAAACTTTCTACATAACAAAGTTGATTCGATTTTATCCATAGGCATTTCCACTAAGAAACATTTGCACCATACCAAAGGCAAGAAAGATAATTTCAtcgataaaattttcaaattaagttCCTTTCCCTTACCAAATATATCAAGAATTGGTCCTAAAAATTTCTCTCTATGCGTTTAGTGTCATATATGTTAATATAATTTTctgtaatttttataattttgatcattttttccGACATAACGTTGATGTAGCACCATCATGGTGCAATACCATATTAGAATTCCcaattgaaaattattaaaattgcaaaaaatataaaaaaaaaatgaaaggtaCATGTAATTAAACTCGATTGAGACCATATAAATAAAGAACCAattataaaagataaaaaattgcAATTTCTCATATACTAAAACTTTTAGCCTGACTTGTTGTAGTCcatcaaaataagaaattagTGTTGCGGGAGAAGTATTATTTTGGACCTAAAATATTTTGGCCTCTCTTCTTTAACGTCCCCAAACTTATGATTTCAAACAATTATAGTCCCCAAATGTGATTCATTTGTACCTAGAGATGACAAGGGAGTGAGATGAGGAAGATTTTGTCATTCTCATCCTCATCTCTGTCCTCGAATTCCATCTCCGCCTTCATACCGTCTCGATTTCAGCTTTTTCGGGTTCAAGGATTctcttatttcaaaaatattaatggagCGGGACGGGACTTGTTTGGAGAATCTTCGAACTTATtattatactattattattaatgataatattaatattaatatcaatattaataataataatatcattaatattttcaaaaagtttaatattaataatatcaatattatttaataatattagaaCGAGTTCGAGGATAGAGATAGTATCCTCATACACCTAATTATTTAGGAGATTTTTAATCTCCGAACATTAACTCGAAAAAATCGGAGATCATCGTTCTCATGACGGCCAGGGCCAATGGCCAGTGGGTTTCACGTGCTCAATTGCAACCAAAAATTAGGTAAGTTTTTAATCCGTATAATTACTATTCCACCTCTATTGGTTATAACCAAAATCGCTTTGGACCTTATTTTCCAATATACGGTTTTTCATCAGTCCTAACGATCGGATATCAAAAGTATCAAAAATTCACAAGTAAAAGGACCATTTTTTAATATCCCATATAACATGACCTACACAGTTATAGGTTTAAAAATCATAAGATAAAACAACGTAATTAAAAAAGAAGTCTAATGACAGAGCTTGCATGCATGAAACATTGCAAAACATCATCGAAACAGATATGTTATTCCAAAAGCAATTAACAAAATTTAATGTATAAAACAACATTATGTTGGAGAACGTTAAAAAGAAATCTAAGATCAAAGGTTCACAATTGGATCAAACCCCAGCTCACTGCCCAGCAATAGTCTATAGGTGAACTAGATTCACCCTTCATGTCGAAATTGGATTCTCCTTCCCCCTTTCTACCTACCGTGCCAAACATCCGACATGCAGTGGTTTTATTACACAAGATAAACAGATATAAACGAAAAACTTAAGTCTAAATTAGGTTTACCGAGCAAGCTTCTTCTAGTGACATCAATCAGCCCATAACTTTGCGAACCTGAATATGGTGGGTAGATTCTCGACGCCAGATTGGTTGTGCGCCGCTTTGTACCAGAGTGACATATTGCCCTTCAATCACTAAGCCCTTATTCtgaagaaaaaaggaaaaacaagTTTCTTTTATGGTATCACCTGCTTGCATAAAATAAAGTACGCTCCCGAAAGAAAGTTGTATGAATCTTATTTACCAATAAAAGCTTCAAAGCTTGAGAAAATGTTTCCTCCACATCATCTGTAAACTTCATGTATATGGGCATCACACCATGATAAAGGATCAAACGTTGCTTCACTCTTTCTCTGTCCATTTGGAAATAAAATCACAATCACAATTGAAGGGGAGAATATGAAGATATGGAAAACTCTGGAAAAAATGAATGTGGAGAAAATTCAAACCAGTCATGCTCCACCCTTCACCACAGAAATAGCCAAAACAAATATCACACGTAACACGACCATGATGCTAACGTCTTCCACATATAAGAGGATCAAATGTATTTACACGCAATGATTATTTCTAGACAGTGTAATAGAAGGAAACATCATGAAGAAACCTCTTTAGTCCTTGAGTTTATGTATGcttttatcaaataaatatcAGTTGCTAAATGTTAGATATTATTGAGAACAAAATCCAGCATGACAGCGGATAGAATAGCACAAGAACTTACACATTTGTGAAAGCAAATATGGTTGATGACGGGCGGTAGTGACTCAAAGTTACAGCCATGGATCCTGTTCTGGTGAAAACTATGATGGGAGTAGCTAGAGTGTTGGCCATTGTGGTGGCATGGAAAGCAAACATATCACCCATTTGGCTCTGCAAATTATTTCCATGAGTTACACAGTTATAaccaaataagaaaaaaataaaaggtaGAAAACAGAGAAGATGGAAGGAAAGAAAGTGATCAAGATGGTCAggacaaatatttcattttttatttaattttttttacttgatgTACGCACCTTGTAGACTGAAAATTGGCCTGGTGGACTGATAGAGATGGGGAGACTAGACTCGGTCCTCAATGCCACAGTGTGCATCACTTTGACGGCCTTCAATGGAAATCTAAGGACAATAAAGAACAAAACTATGAATCATACACTAGTTAAATGATTGATATACATTGAAAACTAATTATAGTATTGAAAATTCAAGGGGTACGCAATGTGCTTTGTAACAAAGGTAGGAATGGCACAGGGAAGGCACTTGTACCAAATCACTGTAAACCAAATCACCGAAGCAAAAATAAGTAAAGCAGGAAATAATTGAGACCCatacaaaattacaaaaatagaCGCCGTCGCGCCAACCATTTTAGAGCTACAGAAATCAAaatagaaagaaagaaagaagaatatataaaagaaatttcACAAATTTAAGTGGAGACTATCTTTTTTCCAACTTATAGGTCAATAGTTAATGCAACAAAGAGTTATGAACTTACGGTTAATAACTGGGGAAAGCCCAGCAATCATGATGCACACTTGAGACAAACAAAAACAATTGTGAAGATCCAATTCGAGAAATGCTAAATGTTGACAACATAAGCCTAAACCGGTTATCCAAAAATTAGTCATACAACATCTCACAGCGACCAAAAGAAATGTGCTTTAACAGAGTCCAGCACAAGTGTGCATGCATAGTGAACCATGTGAATCCAAAGCTAAATTTAGAATTCATAAATATTGCACAAAGTTCAACTAGTGAAACTTTAACAGTCAGTGTGTTTAATTTAGGAAAAAAACTGGTAGGTAAAGAACATGGAAAAAAGTGGTATAATGCCTTCCATGACTAAGATGGCTTACTTCCCATGGGCAGTTTCTCCTGAAAGCATAATTGCATCAGCACCTTCACGTACTGCAATTGCAATGTCAGAAACTTCAGCCCTTGTTGGAGTTGGGTGATCAATCATACTCTCTAGCATATTTGTAGCTACTATAACTGGTTTTTGCATGCTCCGGCACCTTCTTATGATGTCCGCCTGTTTGCAAAGTGAAATAACAAAGTTTTGACCTAAGTGCTGATTTGGAGGTCTATCACTCCTCATTAGGTAATTTTTTTCTCACATACtagtgaaaataataaaatagttcCACGAAAAACATCGGAAATTGGATCACATAATCTTGAATACAGAGGAATCTAGAAATACCATATGAAAGGGACGGGGCTGGTTGAGGTAAATTTTTCCCTTGAAAATTATGTGAACTGGACATGTTTGATTTTACTCTCTTTTACTTATGTTTTACCTCTTTCTTCAATTTTTACTTTATATAGTAAAACAGagatactttatttttttctgGTTCTACTATTACACTACCTCTttctttgttaattttttttgcctTTCTTTTGATGAATTTCATGCATGGAGAAGAATATGTTAACCGAAAACTTCTCGCATGAGGTATGATGTGATCCACATAATGATCAACAATGAAGATAATGGTGGACAATTCAAGTATCTTGATGCTTACAAATTAAAGAGCATGAAAGAAGTTAAAGATCGAGAGATTGATGATTTGAAGAAATTCCAGAAGTTGAAAGTTTATGCTTGAAAGTTTAAATTATTTGGTTTATTGTTCATGTAAATAATGGTTGTTAATTAGAGGCCTATTTTGTTAGCCTTAATCTCGttagtttattttaattttaggatTTAGTTAGCTAGTATATGATATGGGCCAGGAATTTCCATATTTTATGCTCATAcaactaatttaatttttacataAGTTTTCTTGTATAAGTATGTCTTATAGACGAGAATTGTAcacaaaaaatcatatttgagTTTTCAATAACATAACGGagagtttttttttgttcatctTTAATatatcaaacttatcaagactTCTATTTTGTGGCATTTGTAGAACTTATCAAGGTGTGATCCTAGTGACATTCAAAATATCGACTTATTACCATATTGTGCTTCGTGTACGTGTGTGTGGCGTCTTCACTAATCGATCATAAACCAAGATTCGTGCTATTCTAAACATTGGGTCGAGGTTTTTATCACATCAATCGAATTCAAAGCTTCGAGCCTAAATTCAACCTATCTTGTTTTGTGTTTTTATTCtgagtgttttttttaaaagatactttttatttgtttattccACGTTGTTGCTCGACTTTTATGTTCTAggcaaataatattttaaaataccatTCTCGTGTGCCACTGATTTGATTATGTCAAACGATgaatgataaaagattgaaaGATTATGCTTGTTAAACATGGCAAGTGGCGTCTCAACTAGTATCACGTCAAGGTACCTGTAGCAAAGGGACTTCTTCAATGGGGAGTTCAGCTCCAAGATCACCACGAGCCACCATGGCCTatcatcataaatgataataacAAGAATTACTTAGCGCCATCTGATCCTACATAATATTATTAGCTACTCAATTCAAGATTGTAAACCTGTCACATGTACTGTGGGAAAGTTTGCTTGAAGCAGCTACATCCACCAGTTAACCCTTCTCCCTCATTAACTTCAAATAGtatatattttctttgtttgatgtttACCAGTATCCACAAACATTTTCTAAATATCACCAAGTTCAACAAAAAGTTGACTAACTAATTCCTGGCCACCAACTATGTATCATATGACTTATCATTATATAACAGAATATGTGCCAACTATGTATTTAAAAAACTAAGGTCAAAACCACCATAACCAAAATAAGCAGAATAGTATCAGGAACAAAAAGTGAGATGAATGCAGCCTAGATACTTCAAAAGAGTGTTGCAGGGTTTAGAGGTGGTTTACTTGGGTTTAGTTCACTACCATTATTCTAAGCTACCCAACAAACTACTCTCATTTTGCAACATTCCAATTGATGCATTTTGTTGGAGATATCTATCAGATTATTATCTGGTTAGGATTgaactttatatttttatatgaagTAAGTTATTTGATCGACTTATCTTCTAAAATATGGGAAGTTAGGTAGATAGAACTCAATAAATACTGCTTGTATCTCTTATATTCTACCCTAGGGGTGGTTTACTTGTGTTTTCAACACCATTATACTTGTGTTTTCAACACCATTATTCTACCTTATTTTACGAcacaatttatttatgaaaacaaTGCCATGTTATGAGAGGGTCCAAAAGGCAATAGAACTAAACAATGGGGTTTTTGGCCGAAAACATTTCCCCCCAAGAAAATGATACTTGTAAAAATAACCATGTTTTTTTTGTCAGAGATCATTACCCCCTCCCCCCTAGATTTATACTGTTAAGCCAACCCCGAAACCAAAAAAATGGTTATAAGACAGTTGAGAACAATGGTAAGTCCAACTTTCTTCATAATTCTTTTCTGCTTAATTTATGAGAAGCATACAAGCCTGAGCATTAAATACTTATGTTGCACAAACACAAACACGAAATTTAATGAGAAGATGTCAAAATTACTAAACTGACCCCATCAGATGCAGAAATGATAGAATGAAGATTTTGAATAGAATCAGCACTCTCTATCTTCACAATTACATGAATATCAGCATTGCACCCTGCAGATCAAAATCTTTAAAGCATAGAGAAAATAAActaacaagaacacaaagaaatACATCCTATGAAGGAAGAGATGATCAAACAGCAACCTTTTAGATAATCTTTCAATTCATGGACGACCTTAGCATCCTTTACAAATGAAACTGCATAGAAATCAACTTGATTGTCTACTCCAAACTTGATATCTTCCCAGTCTTTTTCTGTAAAGATACTTAATTTCATGTACACTTCACGATTTCCACaactaaaatttttgaaataataatgaaaattatAAGAGTGATATGATGTTCGTAAACCTGTTATCGATGGCAGAGTTGCACTTTTTCCACGTACATTTAAGTGTCGCCTTGATTTTAGTTCTCCACCATCAATTACATTACATTTCACCAAATCATGTGTCTTTGATTTCACAGCTAATGACATCATTCCACCTGTAGAAGAGAAACAAGTAAACTTGTCACTGAAATCGTTGGAGTCAGGTTCATCTAATGCCAACAATCAAATGTGGACGTACGAGTCACAAATTCACCAGCTTCAGCATTTAGAGAGGATGGTACTCACCATCAACAAGTATAATGTCCCCAACCTCAACATCATTTATAAAGTCATCATAGTTAACACTGACAGTATCTTCTGTGTTTATCCCTCTTCTAATTGTAAAATTGAACTCTTGTCCCTCCTTCAAAAGGATTGGCTGTGACACATCTCCACTTCTAACCTCAGGTCCCTGAATGAAGAACAATAAGACAATAAAATATGAACATGGAATAGAGCAACCTGGAACACACATTAGAGTGCGCATAGGGAGATTTCTTTTTTCGAAGGATTGGGAAAAGATAAACTTCAATGACCAGTATAAAACCACTTTCATCAAAAAATGTAATTCAGAATATCAGTGAAGAATCGGATATAAACTTCAATAGCTGGCATTAACTGGTTTGTTGGAAAATATATTTCTCATCTGGAAAAATTTTCAGATTTAGTTAAAATTAATTAGAATTCTTCTAATTATGTTAGGATTCATATTTGCCGGGTTTCATTCTAGATTAGGGATTCTCTGTCCATATTTACTCATTAAAAACCTATGAGGAACACATGAATAACATACACTGATCCCAAATTCCCAACTTACAAGACTATCAATATTGAAGGTTGAAACTTCTGTTAATAATTGATTCAATTGCTGATAGACTTGGTATTATAGTATCAATACAGCTATCAGTATGCATGAGCAACTGAAGTCctgagagaaaaagtaagatgGAAATAGAGTGACAAGTAAATATGATGCTATAACATGGATACCAAATGCcagatatgaatgaatttaaaaaattggaaaaaaatcaaCTGGTGACGTAATTAACATATCTACATATGATGACCAAGGAAATTATTCGCTGTTTGTCTGCAACTATGAAGAATAACATATAAGTTGCAAGAAACgtagaaaataatattatgcCCTGTGTTCATCATGGACGTGTCAGCATTTCAGGTTTTTTTAGACTTAACTCCTACGTTAAATTAACCAATTTATTTAGACTTCATCTATATTCTCttggttatttgattttatattgatcagtTCCTGAAAAATTTAGTTCTCATCACAGAAACTCAAGTCTGCATCATGAGCCTATCAAAATGATTATACGTACTACTATCTCCATCTTTCATATGGTGTTGATTCCATATGAAGAGACAAAAAGTATCAAGACCTAGGGTCACTGCGGCGGCGGCAGTCATTTAGCCCTTAATTTAGCACCTTTAACAAAAGTGAAGAAACAAACCCCTCTTTTTCTGATCCAGTTCATCCACCACCTTGATGCTTAAGCCTTTCAGCTACTTGACATAGAAGGGAAGTGTAGTTTGATGACGTAAAGTAAAAGAAGCTCTACGTCACACACAAGCTAAAGAAAGGATCTCGACGAGAAAAGAAACACAAGTATTCATATACTTTACGAGAATATTGAGCTCTCGGGTACCATCATAACTCCCGCTTCAATTTCTCAATATCCCTACATCTATTCACCACCTGTTTTACCCTCCCCTTTTGTTATAACAGACAAGGAGAGGATCATGAAGCGACAATCCTTAGAGATAGAATGGCCTGTAAATCATAACCAGACAGAAAGAAACATCTAACACTCTGGACTACCAGGCTTTGGACATATTGCACCGTGGAACTAGGCCAATTTTCCACTTTGGtacatcaaataatttctttggAAGATCACACCATCAAAACCAATACTCTCCCTGTTCTATGCGCACGCACGCACGCACGCACACTTTGTCATGTAAATCAGTGAAACTCGTCATAATATATGAGTATTAGCTTATGttattttgcaaaaaaaaatgtaaaaacacATGCAAAGCTCCAGGTGGATGCAATTTTTTCATAAGTGTGATTAGCTAACATAACTTAGGCCAAAAACCAACAGTGAttttcatattttgtgatatatgCCAATTGAAATCACAAAAATCCCCTGGACATGGCTAGTAACAACATCCCACGTAGATTCCAGCTTCAAATTGAAAAAGTAGCAAAACATCAATAATATCAGGTTTCAATGGTGAAACCTGccaaaaaataatgatatattGGTCAATTACACAAAAATATCTGATCCATCATCACATGAACCAACCATATGAATTTAAAACTCTAGAGTATGCTGGTTGATGAAGTAATTAAGTCTTTgacaaaataatataacatGAATTTTTTCTATTCTTCATCCACAGTCCAGGGATACACACTTTTTAACATAGAGGGTGTGTTAACACTTTATTATATGACTTTTTAACATATACCATTCTAATATGAAAAAAAGTCTAATTAGTTGGACTCAACTGGGATTCTCCTTAAATGCTAACACTTTATGATGACTTATTTCATGGTGTCCCAGccaataaaattgtaatttgaTAATGCTAATATATCAAGAACTATTAGACATATAAAATTCTCTCGAATTCTCCACTTCTTGTAGAGGTGATTCAAATTTAGTGCGATAAACTGTCAAGAAGCATACCTTGGTATCTAACATAATAGCCACAACCTTCTCTTCAAATTGAGCATTGTATTCTTTAACCAGATCTATGGTTTTCTGGTGAGATGCATGATCTCCATGAGACATATTTAAACGTGCCACATTCATTCCAGTTTCCGCCA
Proteins encoded in this window:
- the LOC140987795 gene encoding pyruvate kinase isozyme G, chloroplastic-like, which encodes MASAMNLHAGMPTFSPQRDRLCSARNVKEFFFQCELSGSNRRFSRPFQTYKRSKIMTCRGYGNSDSEVATALFSPNGSANSSSIDAPGFTRVNFNSQRKTKIICTIGPSTSSREMIWKLAETGMNVARLNMSHGDHASHQKTIDLVKEYNAQFEEKVVAIMLDTKGPEVRSGDVSQPILLKEGQEFNFTIRRGINTEDTVSVNYDDFINDVEVGDIILVDGGMMSLAVKSKTHDLVKCNVIDGGELKSRRHLNVRGKSATLPSITEKDWEDIKFGVDNQVDFYAVSFVKDAKVVHELKDYLKGCNADIHVIVKIESADSIQNLHSIISASDGAMVARGDLGAELPIEEVPLLQADIIRRCRSMQKPVIVATNMLESMIDHPTPTRAEVSDIAIAVREGADAIMLSGETAHGKFPLKAVKVMHTVALRTESSLPISISPPGQFSVYKSQMGDMFAFHATTMANTLATPIIVFTRTGSMAVTLSHYRPSSTIFAFTNVERVKQRLILYHGVMPIYMKFTDDVEETFSQALKLLLNKGLVIEGQYVTLVQSGAQPIWRRESTHHIQVRKVMG